The Mycolicibacterium boenickei genome has a segment encoding these proteins:
- a CDS encoding AAA family ATPase, whose amino-acid sequence MTSVPANPVGVQSLSADTFVSSAMRNHSRGWHPLPVGRVEKGNDQPKYKAPWFKGLTGYDAKLTDPSEIEDWPQRIRRLIDEHGASGILSLGVRCPTDRIGIDVDQYGSKRGLDQLRELEAKYGKLPPAPVVTARELSTGSGIRLFRVPDGWHGKTQPAEHIELIQWFHRYLVVPPSFHYSGSRYQRYRCDGQLVRSGVLPESKALPMLPDDWLAGLADLKARAGASDATAQEIAAFEAKYSSGPQPMVIDAIIEKTFGSNPNQTRNALRDALCWAARESKGGRYGWRKALGKIRDAAVLSYANRGRTLDETELADLIALAIGEVRDQTERELWLRWQPDEVKQGIADFESSSWAGKKRKQSNMVDTNDDWVEDDSAGLDLDPWDKFPLVSSKTLAGEIEPARWLVKGVWIEKSAGVAAGKKKAFKTWQMHSMGLAIASGLPFLDEFEVVTGGSVIYLSGEGGQDEFMSRHQAIGARYGLKPNELEDLSFHSLFKVSTLSDPEFMAALKHHLDVVQPVAVYIDPLYAYHPKDVETGNVYSRGPMLAKIREEIEPYAALIIGDHINKSADDNRLDLDDIGFSGMSQWADSWCLQSHRTDFQSIGIDSYAKLKVEYGSRRTGSMRYDIDWHLTRDMSDHNVIKWAACDWSVVHNAADAITGRFTVLADDDDCLRAIQADVDANPETSKTNTITRLLAAYKGRSRDGWRALWDRSIRDGYVVSTKTKEIRPYGKSTREYEVERFKTGREVGKGNQR is encoded by the coding sequence ATGACCAGCGTACCCGCCAATCCCGTTGGTGTGCAATCACTTAGCGCAGACACGTTCGTGTCGTCCGCGATGCGCAATCATTCGCGCGGTTGGCATCCGCTGCCGGTTGGTCGGGTCGAAAAGGGGAACGACCAACCGAAGTACAAAGCGCCGTGGTTCAAGGGTTTGACGGGATATGACGCAAAGCTGACCGATCCATCCGAAATCGAGGATTGGCCTCAACGTATTCGGAGACTGATAGACGAACACGGCGCGTCTGGCATCTTGTCGCTAGGCGTGCGGTGCCCAACGGATCGAATCGGTATCGACGTTGACCAATACGGGTCAAAGCGCGGCCTGGACCAACTACGCGAGCTTGAAGCCAAGTACGGGAAACTCCCCCCGGCCCCGGTAGTCACGGCTAGGGAGCTGTCTACCGGTAGCGGTATCCGTCTATTCCGTGTTCCCGATGGCTGGCACGGTAAGACACAGCCAGCCGAACACATCGAACTAATCCAGTGGTTCCACCGGTACCTAGTCGTTCCACCCAGCTTTCATTACTCCGGTAGTCGCTACCAGCGATATAGGTGTGATGGTCAGTTGGTGCGCTCTGGTGTCCTACCCGAATCAAAAGCCCTGCCGATGCTGCCGGATGACTGGCTTGCCGGTCTTGCCGATCTGAAAGCCAGGGCGGGGGCAAGTGATGCCACAGCACAAGAGATTGCCGCGTTTGAAGCGAAGTATTCAAGCGGGCCGCAACCGATGGTTATCGACGCGATCATTGAAAAGACGTTCGGGTCTAACCCAAATCAGACCCGCAACGCGCTACGGGATGCACTGTGCTGGGCAGCTCGGGAATCAAAGGGTGGCCGGTACGGCTGGCGTAAGGCTCTGGGCAAGATTCGTGACGCTGCGGTTCTGTCCTACGCGAACCGTGGCCGCACGCTTGATGAAACCGAACTAGCTGACTTGATCGCTCTTGCCATCGGTGAAGTTCGGGACCAAACAGAGCGTGAACTTTGGCTACGTTGGCAACCCGATGAAGTGAAGCAAGGTATTGCAGATTTTGAGTCGTCATCGTGGGCGGGCAAGAAGAGGAAACAATCGAATATGGTTGATACAAACGATGATTGGGTCGAAGACGATTCGGCCGGCCTTGACCTTGACCCGTGGGATAAGTTCCCGTTGGTCTCATCGAAAACCCTTGCAGGAGAGATTGAACCCGCTAGATGGTTGGTTAAGGGTGTATGGATTGAAAAATCTGCCGGTGTGGCCGCTGGAAAGAAGAAAGCTTTCAAGACGTGGCAGATGCATTCTATGGGTTTGGCCATTGCCAGCGGTCTACCGTTTCTTGACGAATTTGAAGTAGTCACAGGCGGTTCCGTGATCTATCTATCGGGTGAAGGTGGTCAAGATGAGTTCATGAGCCGCCATCAAGCCATCGGGGCTCGGTACGGCTTGAAGCCAAACGAACTAGAAGACTTGTCGTTTCACTCGTTGTTCAAGGTTTCGACACTCTCCGATCCAGAGTTCATGGCCGCGTTGAAACATCACTTAGACGTCGTGCAACCCGTAGCTGTCTACATAGACCCTTTGTATGCCTATCACCCGAAAGACGTTGAAACCGGCAATGTTTACTCACGCGGGCCGATGCTGGCGAAGATCAGGGAAGAGATCGAACCGTATGCCGCGCTCATCATCGGCGATCACATCAACAAGTCTGCCGATGACAACCGCCTAGACCTAGACGACATTGGTTTTAGCGGCATGAGCCAATGGGCCGATTCCTGGTGTTTGCAGAGCCACCGGACGGATTTCCAAAGCATCGGCATCGACAGCTACGCAAAGCTCAAGGTTGAATATGGCTCTCGTAGAACAGGTTCCATGCGCTATGACATTGACTGGCATCTGACTAGAGACATGTCTGACCACAACGTCATCAAGTGGGCCGCGTGCGACTGGTCGGTGGTTCACAACGCAGCTGACGCAATCACGGGCCGTTTCACTGTGCTTGCCGACGATGACGATTGCTTACGCGCGATTCAAGCCGACGTTGACGCTAACCCCGAGACCAGCAAGACGAACACAATCACTCGCTTGCTAGCGGCCTACAAAGGGCGTTCACGTGACGGTTGGCGTGCGTTGTGGGACAGGTCGATTCGTGACGGTTACGTCGTCAGCACGAAAACCAAAGAGATTCGGCCCTATGGCAAGTCAACACGTGAGTATGAAGTGGAGCGATTCAAAACCGGCAGAGAAGTCGGAAAGGGCAACCAACGGTGA